DNA from Gramella sp. MAR_2010_147:
AGGTGTACGCTCTTCTCCAAAGAAAAGTGTTTGCTCGATACACCAGTTAAATTCCTCTTCCGTCATTCCTTTCCATGCATACACAGGGATTCCGGCAGCAGCAATTGCCGCAGCGGCGTGATCCTGGGTAGAGAAAATATTACATGAGCTCCAGGTAACATCAGCACCAAGCTCCACAAGAGTCTCGATTAATACTGCTGTCTGGATGGTCATATGTAAACATCCCGCAATTCTTGCTCCTTTTAAAGGCTTAGATTCACCATACTCTCTACGAAGGGCCATAAGACCTGGCATTTCTGCTTCAGCAAGTTCTATTTCACGGCGACCATATTCAGCAAGTTCAATATCTTTTACTTTATAGGCGGTATACGGTACTGTTTTAGTTGACATATTATTATATTTGAATATTAGCAATTTTGTGAATGCAAAAATAAGGAAAAGCTTAGAAATTTTATGCCTCTTTATAAAACAATAACAGTTGATGAACGTACTAAAGTCTTCATTTGGAAGGTGGAAGAATCTTTTGAGTGGTTATCTGAAGGTGTTGAATTAACAGATCATTGCCAGAAGAGAGTTGATGGAATGAAGTCTGAAATTCATAGACGGGGTTTTATGAGCATCAGGCATTTGATGGCTGAAGCTGGCTATACAGATCACGATCTTTATTATGATGATCATGGAAAACCCCATCTTAAAGATGATAAGTATATTTCCATTACGCATTCCTTCAACTTTACTGCGATCATAATTAGCAATAGGGATGTTGGGATAGATATTGAAAAGCAACGAAACAAGATCCTTACCATTGCCAATAAATTTACTCCGCTGGATGAGTATCATACGCTGGCAAACGAAGAAGCTTTGATACGGAAATTAACCATTGTCTGGGGTGCTAAAGAATCGGTTTATAAAATGCTGGCCCAACCGGGAATTGGTTTTTTACAGCATATCAATGTGACCGATTTTGACTTTGATGATTTTAAAACCACCACTCATGTGAGGTTTAACGGGATTGACGATTGGTTTGATATCAACTTCCTGGAATTTGAAAATTTTACCTGCGTTTTTGGTACGCCTTCTAATACTAAGCCAAACGCCTGATGATCGATATTCAAAGTTATCTGGAAGAAATTCAGGAGGCGGTCTATGAGAATCGAAAGCAGATGGCTGTACTTGTGGATCCCGATAAATTTGATGAATCCAGAACCTCAGAATTCTTTCAAAAATTACCGAAAGACACGACTCATGTTCTTGTTGGCGGAAGTGAAGTAGAAGAGGGCAGAACATCTACAGTGGTAAAAGCCATTAAAAATGTTTGTGAATTACCAGTTATCCTGTTTCCGGGAGATCATAGCCAGATTTCTTCTCACGCTGATGCCTTGCTTTTTTTGAGTCTTATCTCTGGAAGAAATCCTGAATTTCTTATCGAGCAGCAGGTGCGTTCTGTAGAAAAAATCAGGAATACGAATCTTGAAATTATTCCAACCGGTTATATATTAATTGAAGGCGGTAAAAAAACTTCAGTGCAAAAAGTAAGCAATACGGTTCCATTAGTTCAAAGCGATATTCAGCAAATTGTGAATACGGCACTTGCGGGGCAATATTCCGGAAAAAAACTGATCTATCTGGAGGCTGGCAGTGGTGCTCAATTTCCTGTCTCTGCAGCAATTATCCGTTCAGTAAAAAAGGTTCTGGAAATACCAGTTATCGTTGGTGGAGGCATTCGCAGCATAGAACAACTTCATTTGGCTTATAATGCGGGAGCAGATTTGGTGGTAATAGGAACTGCTTTTGAAAATGATTCCTTTAAGCACTAATTTTCATCCTGAATAAACTCAAATATTGCTTAATTAAACCTACAGTGTCATTATAAAAAATCATTGCTTTCAACTAATTGATATTCTGGTGAACTTTCAAAAAGTAAATTGAGAACATTCATATGTCCCGCACCGTAAATAACTAAGATCTTATCTTCAGGCCTCACTTTAATTCTCTGAATATTCCTAAAGATCTTTAAGTT
Protein-coding regions in this window:
- a CDS encoding 4'-phosphopantetheinyl transferase superfamily protein, with amino-acid sequence MPLYKTITVDERTKVFIWKVEESFEWLSEGVELTDHCQKRVDGMKSEIHRRGFMSIRHLMAEAGYTDHDLYYDDHGKPHLKDDKYISITHSFNFTAIIISNRDVGIDIEKQRNKILTIANKFTPLDEYHTLANEEALIRKLTIVWGAKESVYKMLAQPGIGFLQHINVTDFDFDDFKTTTHVRFNGIDDWFDINFLEFENFTCVFGTPSNTKPNA
- a CDS encoding geranylgeranylglyceryl/heptaprenylglyceryl phosphate synthase, which encodes MIDIQSYLEEIQEAVYENRKQMAVLVDPDKFDESRTSEFFQKLPKDTTHVLVGGSEVEEGRTSTVVKAIKNVCELPVILFPGDHSQISSHADALLFLSLISGRNPEFLIEQQVRSVEKIRNTNLEIIPTGYILIEGGKKTSVQKVSNTVPLVQSDIQQIVNTALAGQYSGKKLIYLEAGSGAQFPVSAAIIRSVKKVLEIPVIVGGGIRSIEQLHLAYNAGADLVVIGTAFENDSFKH